The Streptococcaceae bacterium ESL0729 genome has a segment encoding these proteins:
- a CDS encoding ABC-F family ATP-binding cassette domain-containing protein — protein MILLQGNKLERNFGGDVLFENISFSISDTSKIALVGKNGAGKSTLLKIIAGVESPNRGEISKIKNLSMSYLAQDSNFSSDKTIYEEMLTSFSQVIGMEKELRRMELQMSDLLGSELEALMSRYDSLTEEFRAKNGFSYDSEIKSVLNGFKFPEDMWEMKITSLSGGQKTRLALAKMLVEYPDLLILDEPTNHLDIDTLSWLENYLKNYRGALLIVSHDRYFLDKVVNETFELSRGELTRYAGNYSKYVELRAEKLARELKEFEKQQKEIANLEDFVNRNIARASTTKRAQSRRKQLEKMSVLDKPVSQDKAVNFAFIPEKESGNVVLKVEDAAIGYDGDIMSEPVNFEERKYDSIAIVGENGVGKTTLIRSIIGQVPFVKGQASLGANVMLGYYDQEQKDLTKSNTVLEELWNENRLVPEADIRTRLGSFLFTGNDVEKTVGMLSGGEKARLLLAKLSMKNDNFLVLDEPTNHLDIDSREVLESALVDFDGTLLFVSHDRYFINKLASKVLELTAEGSKLYLGDYDYYLEKKAEEAALKEIYDQENAPVKSQLLEEDDYKLQKEAQRYRRKLERDIASCEEKMAANDSESEAINQSMLVEKDHLILIDLQASLDKLALEQEDLLEAWTDLMEKLDELG, from the coding sequence TTGATCTTACTACAGGGAAATAAGTTGGAACGAAATTTTGGTGGAGATGTCCTTTTTGAAAATATTAGTTTTTCAATTAGTGATACCAGTAAAATTGCCCTTGTCGGAAAAAATGGGGCTGGAAAATCAACTCTTTTAAAAATAATTGCAGGGGTTGAAAGTCCCAACAGGGGAGAGATTTCAAAAATTAAGAATCTGTCAATGAGCTATCTAGCCCAAGATAGTAATTTTTCGTCGGACAAGACCATCTATGAGGAGATGCTTACTTCTTTTAGCCAGGTTATCGGTATGGAAAAAGAACTCCGCAGAATGGAGCTTCAGATGTCTGACTTGCTTGGAAGTGAGCTTGAAGCTTTAATGAGCAGGTATGATAGTCTGACTGAGGAATTTCGGGCTAAAAATGGCTTTTCCTATGATTCTGAGATCAAGAGTGTTTTAAATGGTTTTAAATTTCCTGAGGACATGTGGGAGATGAAGATAACCAGTCTTTCAGGGGGCCAAAAAACCAGGCTGGCTCTGGCTAAGATGCTGGTTGAATATCCTGACCTTCTAATTCTTGATGAGCCGACCAACCACCTGGATATTGATACCCTTTCTTGGCTTGAAAACTACCTGAAAAATTACCGAGGTGCCCTCTTAATTGTCAGCCATGACCGTTATTTCCTTGATAAGGTAGTCAATGAAACCTTTGAATTATCAAGGGGTGAGTTGACTAGATACGCTGGTAATTATTCCAAGTATGTTGAATTAAGGGCTGAAAAACTAGCCAGGGAACTCAAGGAATTTGAGAAGCAGCAAAAGGAAATTGCAAATCTTGAAGACTTTGTAAATAGAAATATTGCAAGGGCTAGCACCACTAAAAGGGCTCAGTCAAGGAGAAAGCAGCTTGAGAAGATGTCAGTCCTTGACAAGCCTGTAAGCCAAGACAAGGCAGTGAACTTTGCCTTTATTCCTGAAAAGGAAAGCGGAAATGTGGTCTTGAAGGTGGAGGATGCGGCCATTGGCTATGATGGAGACATCATGAGTGAGCCTGTGAATTTTGAGGAAAGAAAGTATGACTCAATTGCCATTGTGGGAGAAAACGGAGTCGGGAAAACAACTCTGATCAGGTCGATAATCGGTCAGGTTCCCTTTGTCAAGGGTCAAGCAAGCCTTGGAGCCAATGTTATGCTTGGTTACTATGACCAGGAACAAAAAGATTTGACCAAAAGCAATACCGTTCTTGAAGAATTGTGGAATGAAAATCGCCTGGTGCCAGAGGCTGATATCAGGACTAGACTTGGTTCCTTCCTCTTTACGGGTAATGACGTTGAAAAAACAGTCGGTATGCTGTCTGGTGGTGAGAAGGCTCGGTTACTGCTGGCAAAATTATCCATGAAAAATGATAACTTTTTAGTCCTTGATGAGCCGACCAACCACCTAGATATCGATAGCCGGGAGGTTTTGGAAAGTGCCCTTGTTGATTTTGACGGTACCCTTCTTTTTGTCAGTCATGACAGGTATTTCATCAATAAACTAGCCAGTAAGGTTCTTGAGCTGACGGCTGAGGGAAGCAAGCTTTATTTGGGAGACTATGATTATTACCTGGAGAAAAAAGCTGAAGAAGCTGCCCTTAAGGAGATTTATGACCAGGAGAATGCTCCAGTTAAAAGTCAGCTTCTTGAAGAGGATGATTATAAGCTTCAAAAGGAAGCCCAAAGGTACAGAAGAAAGCTTGAGCGTGATATAGCAAGCTGTGAAGAAAAAATGGCTGCAAATGATTCTGAAAGTGAAGCCATTAATCAGTCCATGCTAGTCGAAAAGGACCATTTGATTCTTATTGACCTTCAAGCATCTCTTGACAAATTAGCCCTTGAACAAGAGGATTTACTGGAAGCTTGGACTGATTTGATGGAAAAACTTGATGAACTTGGTTAA
- a CDS encoding redox-sensing transcriptional repressor Rex: MQTKTKNNEVLPKATAKRLPAYYRLFKKLYNGNIERTNSRQIADSLGVDSATVRRDFSYFGELGRRGYGYETKVLRDFFAELLNDGQETNIALVGVGNLGRALIHYRFHDRNKMRITQAYDIAGNPLVGTTTDDGIPIYNISDIKKNLEKDGIETAILSVQSEKAQEAANLLIDAGIKGILNFAPRRLEVPDDVIVQSVDLTSELQTLLFFMRNKDVQ; the protein is encoded by the coding sequence ATGCAAACAAAAACTAAAAACAATGAAGTCTTACCAAAAGCAACTGCTAAACGTTTGCCTGCTTATTACCGTCTTTTCAAAAAATTATATAATGGTAATATTGAGCGAACAAACTCGCGTCAAATTGCAGACAGTCTAGGAGTTGACTCAGCAACCGTCCGTAGGGACTTTTCTTATTTTGGTGAGCTAGGACGCCGTGGTTACGGTTATGAAACAAAGGTCCTACGCGATTTTTTTGCTGAGCTTTTAAATGATGGCCAGGAAACGAACATTGCCCTTGTCGGTGTGGGAAATCTTGGACGTGCCCTCATCCACTACCGCTTCCACGATCGTAACAAGATGAGAATTACCCAAGCCTACGACATCGCTGGAAATCCTCTTGTTGGAACAACAACAGATGATGGTATTCCCATCTACAATATTTCAGACATTAAAAAGAACCTTGAAAAAGATGGGATTGAAACCGCCATCTTATCAGTTCAAAGCGAAAAGGCCCAAGAAGCTGCCAACCTTTTAATCGACGCTGGTATCAAAGGAATTTTAAACTTTGCCCCAAGACGCTTGGAAGTGCCAGACGATGTTATCGTGCAGTCAGTTGATTTAACTAGTGAATTACAAACCCTGCTTTTCTTCATGAGAAATAAGGATGTCCAATAA
- the radC gene encoding DNA repair protein RadC, translated as MYKVRKSLKLLRPRERLAAKGAEKLSEQELLAIILRTGTKELSATQLADQILKHFESLFALKKATVEELQKIKGIGPAKAIEIQAMVELGKRIQLSEVKKYGSILNSHSLGNLLVEELSDLEQEHLITLYLDTKNNIIRKKVIFIGTVNSSTANPREILYYACKYMATSIIISHNHPSGDSTPSSQDHAFTEKISQACDLVGINLLDHIVVGSTGYYSYRENKRLP; from the coding sequence ATGTATAAGGTAAGGAAAAGTCTAAAACTCTTAAGACCCAGGGAAAGATTAGCCGCTAAGGGGGCTGAAAAACTTAGTGAACAGGAGTTACTAGCAATCATCTTAAGGACGGGCACCAAGGAGCTGTCAGCCACCCAGCTTGCTGATCAAATTCTCAAGCATTTTGAAAGTCTTTTTGCCCTTAAGAAGGCCACAGTTGAGGAACTCCAAAAGATTAAGGGAATTGGCCCAGCCAAGGCCATTGAGATTCAGGCTATGGTTGAGCTTGGTAAGAGAATTCAGCTGTCTGAGGTGAAAAAATACGGCTCTATCCTTAATAGTCACAGCCTTGGCAATCTTTTGGTCGAAGAGCTTAGTGACCTGGAGCAGGAGCATTTGATAACCCTTTATTTGGATACTAAAAATAATATTATTCGTAAGAAGGTCATCTTTATTGGGACAGTCAACTCCTCAACAGCCAATCCAAGGGAGATTCTTTACTATGCCTGTAAGTATATGGCCACAAGTATCATAATCTCCCACAACCATCCCTCAGGCGACTCAACTCCCAGCAGTCAAGACCATGCCTTTACAGAAAAAATAAGCCAGGCCTGTGACCTGGTTGGGATTAATCTTTTGGATCATATTGTAGTTGGAAGTACAGGATATTATAGCTACAGGGAGAACAAGAGACTTCCATAA
- a CDS encoding TIGR01906 family membrane protein, with protein sequence MKNSIKLIFTILFVISFSVCLTIILAIPLYRFDINHLKITEYAYQTKKTLMDNFTVLMKYLLNPTVNKLNMPDFKSSKEGLKHFKDVKNLFQLTFIIMLVSFPFFLSFIRFRLSLSYRGILKLFLYLPLFLGVFALFNGFDSIFIGFHKLAFSDDTWMFNPYTDPVITILPETYFMHCFIIFVLIYLLIFYGLYKSAERRMRTIKKTS encoded by the coding sequence TTGAAAAATAGCATTAAATTGATTTTTACCATATTATTCGTAATTTCATTTTCCGTTTGCCTGACAATTATTCTAGCCATTCCCCTTTATAGGTTTGATATCAATCATCTGAAAATAACCGAGTATGCCTATCAAACCAAGAAGACCCTAATGGATAATTTTACAGTACTTATGAAATATCTCTTAAATCCCACTGTTAACAAGCTTAACATGCCAGATTTTAAGAGTTCAAAAGAGGGTCTTAAGCACTTTAAGGATGTGAAGAACCTTTTCCAGCTGACCTTCATCATTATGCTGGTAAGTTTTCCCTTCTTCCTATCATTTATTAGGTTTAGGCTTAGTTTGAGCTACCGCGGTATCTTGAAATTATTCCTCTACCTTCCCTTATTTTTGGGAGTTTTTGCCCTTTTTAATGGATTTGATTCAATCTTTATTGGCTTCCATAAACTTGCCTTTTCTGATGATACCTGGATGTTTAATCCCTATACTGATCCTGTGATTACCATCCTTCCAGAGACATATTTCATGCATTGTTTCATCATTTTTGTCTTAATTTACTTGCTCATTTTTTACGGCCTTTATAAGTCAGCAGAAAGAAGAATGAGAACAATAAAAAAAACTAGCTAG
- a CDS encoding TIGR01457 family HAD-type hydrolase, which produces MKYKGYLLDLDGTIYLGNEKIEAGTAFVHSLQENNIPHLFVTNNTTKTPEEVKSRLDQLFDIKTDLETIYTASLATVDYMDELDLAKTVYVIGEKGLKEAIYSRGYVEDTENPAYVVVGLDTEITYEKLTLATLAIENGAIFIGTNPDLNIPTERGLLPGAGSLLKLLEAATRVEPTIIGKPQAIIMDKAIERIGLPKEDLIMVGDNYLTDIRAGINAQMDTMLVLTGFTKREDLGDLPVTPSHVLNSLDEWSF; this is translated from the coding sequence ATGAAGTATAAAGGTTACCTCCTGGATTTAGACGGGACTATTTACCTAGGAAATGAAAAAATTGAAGCTGGAACAGCCTTTGTTCACAGCTTGCAAGAAAACAATATCCCCCACCTTTTTGTAACTAATAATACAACCAAGACGCCTGAAGAGGTTAAAAGTCGCCTGGATCAATTATTTGATATAAAAACAGACCTTGAGACCATTTATACAGCAAGTCTTGCGACTGTTGACTATATGGATGAGTTAGATCTTGCAAAGACTGTCTATGTGATTGGTGAAAAAGGGCTTAAGGAGGCTATCTATAGTAGGGGTTATGTAGAAGACACAGAAAATCCAGCCTATGTTGTGGTGGGACTTGATACAGAGATTACCTACGAAAAACTAACCCTTGCCACCCTTGCCATTGAAAATGGTGCAATCTTTATCGGGACAAATCCAGATCTTAATATCCCGACTGAAAGGGGACTTTTGCCTGGTGCAGGAAGCCTACTTAAACTACTTGAAGCAGCAACCCGCGTTGAGCCAACAATTATTGGAAAACCTCAAGCAATTATTATGGATAAGGCCATTGAAAGAATTGGTCTGCCCAAGGAAGATTTAATTATGGTAGGAGATAATTATCTGACTGATATTAGGGCAGGGATCAATGCCCAAATGGATACCATGCTTGTTTTGACTGGCTTTACCAAAAGGGAGGATCTGGGCGACTTACCTGTAACCCCTAGCCATGTTTTAAACAGTTTGGATGAGTGGAGTTTTTAG
- a CDS encoding thioesterase, giving the protein MGLKYSKDYQVSYFDTDVNGNMKLPHIMSVALEVSGEHGRMLGRSDSYMLEEYGCGWIVLEYRFEISRMPQHDEIVKIETEATKFNKFFTYREFTYYDADGQELVKIHSTWSLMDLASRKIVNITDEIVEPYQAEKINTIIRGNKYRKISEISLEQEYNVRFYDLDINGHVNNTIYFDWMLDVLDRDFLTNYEPKLLHFKYLKEIHYGSRVKSQVLFEEDDLVSYHEIGSNDEKNAQAEIIWRRRNNEV; this is encoded by the coding sequence ATGGGATTAAAGTATTCTAAAGATTACCAAGTTTCTTATTTTGATACAGATGTTAATGGCAATATGAAATTGCCTCATATCATGAGTGTAGCCCTTGAAGTATCAGGGGAGCATGGTAGAATGTTGGGTAGAAGTGATAGCTATATGCTTGAAGAGTATGGCTGTGGTTGGATTGTCCTTGAATATCGTTTTGAGATTAGCCGTATGCCCCAGCATGATGAAATTGTAAAAATTGAAACTGAAGCAACAAAATTTAACAAATTTTTTACCTACAGGGAATTTACCTATTATGATGCAGATGGTCAGGAATTGGTCAAAATTCATTCGACCTGGTCGCTAATGGACCTTGCAAGTAGAAAAATTGTTAATATTACTGATGAGATTGTTGAGCCTTATCAGGCTGAGAAGATAAATACGATTATTCGCGGCAACAAGTACAGGAAGATTTCTGAGATTAGCCTAGAACAAGAGTATAATGTCCGCTTTTATGACCTTGATATTAATGGTCATGTTAACAACACCATCTACTTTGATTGGATGCTTGATGTACTGGATCGTGACTTTTTAACAAATTATGAGCCCAAGCTACTTCATTTTAAGTATCTCAAGGAGATTCATTATGGTAGCAGGGTTAAGAGTCAGGTGCTGTTTGAAGAGGATGATTTAGTAAGCTACCATGAAATTGGTTCAAATGATGAAAAAAATGCCCAGGCAGAAATAATTTGGAGAAGAAGAAATAATGAAGTATAA
- a CDS encoding glycoside hydrolase family 25 protein, whose translation MFKTFFDKILKIFVIGLLLIFAFNKFIRPKFNLSGGGNFLPALAGENQPKNPAPTRPILDLSGWQLPSQIDYDLLSQQISGAIVRVQHGGENQQVNAAAYTNGEDKSYQTHITELQRRNVPVAVYAYVSGTSLEDMRQEARDFYERAADFSPSFWWLDVEEETMDDMNAGIEAFRSELASLGVTNIGIYSQDWFLENQDIELAGFKALWFAHYGADTGSLDSRPDTFKDYALHQYTSKGRLLGFDHDLDLNQASSMEAYQQIFLNN comes from the coding sequence ATGTTCAAAACTTTTTTCGATAAAATTTTAAAAATATTTGTTATTGGTCTTTTATTAATTTTTGCCTTTAATAAATTTATCAGGCCAAAATTTAATCTATCAGGAGGTGGTAATTTTTTACCTGCTCTTGCAGGTGAGAATCAGCCTAAAAATCCTGCCCCTACAAGGCCAATACTTGATTTATCAGGTTGGCAGCTTCCAAGTCAGATTGATTATGACCTGTTGAGCCAGCAGATATCTGGTGCCATTGTGCGTGTCCAACACGGCGGGGAAAACCAGCAGGTCAATGCGGCAGCTTACACCAATGGGGAAGATAAATCCTACCAGACCCATATTACAGAGCTTCAAAGGCGGAATGTTCCTGTCGCCGTTTATGCCTATGTAAGTGGGACGAGCCTTGAAGACATGAGGCAGGAGGCCCGTGATTTTTATGAAAGAGCCGCTGATTTTTCACCGAGCTTTTGGTGGCTAGATGTTGAAGAGGAGACCATGGATGACATGAATGCAGGTATTGAGGCCTTCAGGTCAGAGCTTGCAAGTCTTGGGGTCACAAATATTGGTATCTACAGCCAGGACTGGTTTTTAGAAAACCAGGATATTGAGCTAGCTGGATTTAAGGCCCTTTGGTTTGCCCACTACGGAGCTGATACGGGAAGTCTTGATTCAAGACCCGATACCTTTAAGGATTATGCCCTTCATCAGTATACATCTAAGGGACGTCTTCTTGGCTTTGACCATGATTTAGACCTAAATCAAGCCAGTAGCATGGAAGCCTACCAGCAAATATTTTTAAATAATTAA
- the hemW gene encoding radical SAM family heme chaperone HemW gives MGQVKSAYVHIPFCTQICYYCDFSKVFIKNQPVDQYLDSLIEEFDSYQIRELRTLYIGGGTPTALNAVQLDRLIKGLTKNLDLSKLEEFTVEANPGDLDDERIAVLAQSPVNRISLGVQTFNDKLLKKIGRSHTARDVYENIALLRENGFENISIDLIYALPGQSFDQVKDDLDKLLELNLPHVALYSLILENHTIFMNRMRRGKLNLPSEDTDAEMYQYIIDQLELAGYDHYEVSNFSRPGFESKHNLVYWNNEEYYGIGAGASGFLANVRYKNYGPVHHYLAHDRKVVTEEPLDKKAQMEEEMFLGLRKKSGVSIKNFESKFETNFDQLFGQEVARLRREELLDLDDDRIFMTKKGFLLGNEVFESFLLD, from the coding sequence ATGGGACAAGTAAAGAGTGCCTATGTTCACATTCCCTTTTGTACGCAGATTTGCTACTACTGTGATTTTTCAAAGGTTTTTATTAAAAATCAGCCGGTTGACCAGTACCTAGATTCCTTGATTGAAGAATTTGACTCCTATCAAATTAGGGAGCTTAGAACCCTTTATATTGGAGGAGGTACCCCAACGGCCTTGAATGCAGTCCAGCTTGATAGGCTAATTAAGGGTCTTACTAAAAATCTTGATTTAAGTAAGCTTGAAGAATTTACGGTTGAAGCCAATCCTGGAGACCTTGATGATGAAAGGATAGCTGTCTTGGCTCAGAGCCCCGTAAATAGGATTTCCCTTGGGGTTCAAACCTTTAATGATAAGCTCCTTAAAAAAATTGGCCGCAGTCATACGGCCCGTGATGTTTATGAAAATATTGCCCTCCTTAGGGAAAATGGCTTTGAAAATATCTCAATTGACCTTATTTATGCCCTACCTGGTCAAAGCTTTGATCAGGTTAAGGATGATTTGGACAAGCTTCTTGAGCTTAATCTGCCCCATGTGGCTCTTTATAGCCTAATCCTTGAAAATCATACTATTTTTATGAATAGGATGAGAAGGGGGAAGCTTAACCTTCCTAGTGAGGATACTGATGCTGAGATGTACCAGTATATTATTGACCAGCTTGAGCTTGCGGGTTACGACCACTATGAGGTATCTAACTTTTCTAGGCCAGGCTTTGAAAGTAAGCACAATTTGGTTTACTGGAATAATGAAGAATATTACGGGATTGGGGCTGGTGCTAGTGGCTTTTTAGCTAATGTTCGGTATAAAAACTATGGCCCAGTCCATCATTATCTGGCCCATGATAGGAAGGTTGTTACAGAAGAGCCCCTTGATAAGAAGGCTCAGATGGAAGAGGAGATGTTCCTTGGCCTAAGAAAGAAATCAGGGGTCAGCATTAAAAACTTTGAAAGTAAGTTTGAGACAAATTTTGATCAACTTTTTGGTCAAGAGGTTGCAAGGCTTAGGAGGGAAGAACTTCTTGATTTAGACGATGATAGGATTTTCATGACCAAGAAGGGATTTCTTCTTGGAAATGAAGTCTTTGAGAGTTTTTTACTTGATTAA
- a CDS encoding bifunctional riboflavin kinase/FAD synthetase, producing MEVIKLESVYDIKKNKDGLILVLGYFDGLHRGHKKLFDEAKKLAQILNLKIAVLTFPESPKLAFSRFSPDLLFHLSSRKDRLEKFADLGVDYLYLTDFTSNFASIKGEDFVKDYLEGLGAKVLVAGFDYSFGHEKLGIDDLAKMFKGKTYNISPVTEELEACENKALTTKISSSRIRDALDCGNIRLANKLLGYHFKNEGLVVHGDARGRMLGYPTANIALTEAIRLPADGVYITDVIYKGQIFRSMTSVGKNSTFDGQELRLEVNIFDFSGDLYGERIEIIWLDRIRDMVKFDGIDSLVAQLEDDEKRARLWDK from the coding sequence ATGGAAGTAATAAAATTAGAGTCAGTCTATGACATTAAAAAAAATAAGGATGGTCTTATCCTGGTTTTGGGATATTTTGACGGCCTACATAGGGGGCATAAAAAACTCTTTGATGAGGCTAAAAAACTAGCCCAGATTTTAAATTTAAAAATCGCTGTTTTGACCTTTCCAGAAAGTCCCAAATTAGCCTTTAGTCGCTTTAGTCCAGACCTTTTATTTCACCTTTCAAGCCGCAAGGACCGCTTGGAAAAATTTGCGGATTTGGGGGTTGATTACCTTTATCTGACTGATTTCACCTCAAATTTTGCCAGTATCAAGGGAGAGGACTTTGTAAAAGACTACCTTGAAGGACTGGGAGCCAAGGTTCTCGTTGCAGGTTTTGATTATAGTTTTGGTCATGAAAAATTGGGGATTGATGATCTGGCTAAAATGTTTAAGGGAAAAACCTATAACATTTCACCAGTTACTGAGGAGCTTGAAGCCTGCGAAAATAAGGCTTTGACCACTAAAATATCCTCATCAAGGATTAGGGATGCCTTAGACTGTGGCAATATAAGACTTGCCAACAAGCTCTTAGGCTATCATTTTAAGAATGAGGGTCTGGTCGTCCACGGAGACGCCAGGGGACGCATGCTGGGTTATCCAACAGCCAATATCGCCCTGACAGAAGCCATAAGGCTTCCAGCTGACGGGGTTTACATTACTGATGTAATCTACAAGGGTCAAATTTTTCGTTCCATGACAAGTGTTGGGAAAAATTCAACCTTTGATGGCCAGGAACTTAGGCTTGAGGTCAATATCTTTGATTTTTCAGGGGACTTGTACGGGGAAAGAATTGAGATTATCTGGCTGGATAGAATCCGTGATATGGTTAAATTTGATGGGATTGACTCCCTAGTTGCCCAATTAGAAGATGATGAAAAGCGAGCTCGCCTATGGGACAAGTAA
- the truB gene encoding tRNA pseudouridine(55) synthase TruB produces the protein MNGIINLYKEAGMTSHDCVFKLRRILATKKIGHGGTLDPDVAGVLPIAVGKATKVLEFMTESGKVYEGEVTLGFSTETEDASGALVEEKLLDTPLDEALIDQAMEEFVGEIKQIPPMYSAVKVNGKRLYEYARAGQEVERPIRQATIYDFKRTSPVTYENGLARFSFRVACSKGTYVRTLAVDLAQKLGYPGHMSRLVRTKSAGLELENAHKLHEIEEFMNNGTITSLLMPMEDGVSDLAVLEINDDQYQKVRVGKFLDLEEVPAEVGQNGNLLAVFYQGQLVAIYMPHPNKKEFYKPKKVLIEN, from the coding sequence ATGAATGGAATAATCAACCTTTATAAGGAAGCAGGAATGACTTCTCATGATTGCGTCTTTAAACTAAGAAGGATTTTAGCTACAAAAAAAATTGGCCACGGAGGGACACTTGATCCTGATGTTGCGGGAGTTTTACCCATTGCTGTCGGTAAGGCGACCAAGGTGCTTGAATTTATGACCGAGTCAGGTAAGGTCTATGAAGGTGAGGTTACCCTAGGCTTTTCAACAGAAACGGAGGATGCCTCAGGAGCTCTTGTTGAGGAAAAACTCCTCGATACTCCACTTGATGAAGCCTTAATTGACCAAGCCATGGAAGAGTTTGTCGGTGAAATCAAGCAAATTCCCCCTATGTATTCTGCCGTAAAGGTAAATGGTAAAAGGCTGTATGAATATGCTCGTGCAGGACAAGAGGTGGAGCGTCCTATCAGGCAGGCTACTATTTATGACTTTAAAAGAACCAGCCCAGTTACCTATGAAAATGGTCTGGCACGCTTTAGCTTCAGGGTAGCTTGCAGTAAGGGGACTTATGTTAGAACTCTTGCAGTTGATCTGGCTCAAAAACTTGGCTATCCAGGTCACATGTCACGTCTAGTTAGGACGAAAAGTGCAGGACTTGAGCTTGAAAATGCCCATAAACTTCATGAAATCGAAGAATTTATGAACAATGGAACAATCACAAGCCTACTAATGCCCATGGAAGATGGGGTTAGTGATTTAGCTGTCCTTGAAATCAATGATGACCAGTACCAGAAGGTTAGGGTTGGAAAATTTTTAGACCTTGAGGAAGTTCCAGCGGAAGTTGGGCAAAATGGTAATCTTTTAGCTGTCTTCTATCAAGGTCAGCTGGTAGCTATCTACATGCCCCACCCCAATAAGAAGGAATTTTATAAGCCCAAGAAGGTTCTTATAGAAAATTAG